A genomic segment from Malaclemys terrapin pileata isolate rMalTer1 chromosome 1, rMalTer1.hap1, whole genome shotgun sequence encodes:
- the LOC128830244 gene encoding olfactory receptor 52P1-like, which yields MAPLNLTPSSMFMLTGIPGLEAAHVWISIPFSMFYIIGLLGNFMVIVVVGKEQTLHKPMYILLCMLAVTDIGTSTSIVPKALCIFWFNLKGITESGCLTQMFFLHLVSAMHSAVLVTMAFDRYVAICNPLRYATILTNARIAKLGLVGLIRAVLFILPLPFLLRRLPFCANRIIPHTYCDHMAVVKMSCGDTTVNRTYGLVVAFVVVGLDLMLVALSYGLIIRAVLRISSKKDYQKALNTCTAHICVMLISCTLSLFSILTHRFGQGIAPHVHIILANLYFLIPPMLNPIIYGVKTKELRDKVGKYTRRR from the coding sequence ATGGCACCTCTCAACCTAACCCCCTCTTCAATGTTCATGCTAACGGGAATCCCTGGCCTGGAAGCTGCCCATGTCTGGATTTCCATTCCTTTTTCTATGTTCTACATTATTGGCCTGTTGGGAAATTTCATGGTTATAGTTGTTGTAGGCAAAGAGCAGACCCTACATAAGCCGATGTATATactgctctgcatgctggcagTCACAGACATCGGCACGTCTACATCCATCGTGCCAAAAGCACTGTGcatattttggttcaatttgaaaGGCATTACTGAGAgtggctgcctcacccagatgttcttcctTCATCTGGTTTCTGCTATGCACTCAGCCGTCCTCGTGACAATGGCCTTCGATCGCTACGTTGCCATATGTAACCCTCTCAGATATGCCACCATCCTCACCAATGCACGAATAGCTAAGCTAGGTCTCGTGGGTTTGATAagagctgttctcttcattctTCCCCTGCCCTTTCTCCTGAGGAGGCTGCCATTCTGTGCCAATCGCATTATCCCCCACACTTACTGTGACCACATGGCTGTGGTGAAGATGTCATGTGGGGACACCACAGTCAACAGGACATACGGCTTGGTGGTAGCTTTTGTAGTCGTCGGGTTAGATCTGATGCTTGTTGCCCTGTCCTATGGTCTGATTATCAGGGCTGTCCTCAGAATATCCTCCAAGAAAGATTACCAGAAAGCCCTGaacacctgcacagcccacatctgtGTCATGCTGATTTCTTGTActctctccctcttctccatTCTGACACACCGGTTCGGTCAAGGCATCGCTCCACATGTTCACATCATCTTGGCCAACCTCTACTTCCTCATTCCCCCCATGCTCAACCCTATCATTTATggggtcaaaaccaaagagcttcGTGACAAAGTGGGAAAATACACCAGGAGAAGGTAA
- the LOC128830242 gene encoding olfactory receptor 52E2-like, producing MATFNLTHFDSSTFILMGIPGMEASHVWISVPFSMFYIITLLGNFMVLFIVGKEQTLHKPMFLLLCMLALTDIGMTNSVMPKALCIFWFNLKGITMGGCLTQMFFLHVGSVAHSAVLVTMALDRYVAICKPLRYASILTNARIAILGLLCLMRAVLFILPLPLLLSRQPFCNNRNIPHTYCDHIAVAKISCGDITVNIRYGLVMGMLVIGLDLMLIALSYGLIMRAVLRISSEKSHRKALSTCTAHICVMLTSYTSYLFAVLTQRFGQSIPPHVLIIFVNLYTAIPPMINPIIYGVKTKELREKLGKYICRM from the coding sequence ATGGCAACTTTCAACCTCACCCACTTTGACTCTTCAACATTCATCCTAATGGGCATCCCTGGCATGGAAGCTTCCCATGTCTGGATTTCCGTCCCTTTCTCTATGTTCTACATTATCACCCTGTTGGGAAATTTCATGGTTCTGTTTATTGTAGGCAAAGAGCAGACCCTGCACAAGCCGATGTTCCTGCTGCTTTGCATGCTGGCGCTCACAGACATTGGCATGACTAACTCTGTCATGCCAAaggcactgtgtatattttggttcaatttgaaaGGCATTACTATGGGTGGATGTctcacccagatgttcttcctTCATGTGGGTTCTGTGGCACATTCAGCTGTCCTCGTCACAATGGCCCTTGATCGCTATGTTGCCATATGTAAACCTTTGAGATACGCCTCCATCCTCACCAATGCACGAATAGCTATCCTAGGGTTACTGTGTTTGATGAGAGCTGTTCTTTTCatcctgcctctgcccctgctcctgagCAGGCAGCCGTTCTGTAACAACCGCAATATCCCCCACACGTACTGTGACCACATAGCTGTGGCAAAGATATCGTGTGGGGACATCACAGTCAACATTAGGTATGGATTGGTAATGGGGATGCTAGTCATTGGGTTAGACCTGATGCTCATTGCCCTGTCCTATGGTCTGATCATGAGGGCTGTCCTCAGAATCTCCTCTGAGAAATCCCACCGGAAAGCCCTCAGCACTTGCACAGCCCACATCTGTGTGATGCTGACATCTTATACTTCCTATCTCTTCGCTGTTCTGACACAGCGGTTTGGTCAGAGCATCCCTCCCCATGTTCTCATCATCTTTGTCAACCTCTATACCGCCATCCCCCCCATGATCAACCCTATCATTTATGGAgtcaaaaccaaagagcttcGTGAAAAACTGGGCAAATACATCTGCAGAATGTGA
- the LOC128830243 gene encoding olfactory receptor 52E2-like: protein MAAFNLTHSDSSTFILMGIPGMEAAHVWISVPFSMFYIITLLGNFMVLFVVGKEQTLHKPMFLLLCMLALTDIGMTNSVMPKALFIFWFNLKGITMGGCLTQVFFLHAGSLVHSAVLVTMALDRYVAICKPLRYASILTNARIANLGLLCLMRAVLFILPLPLLLSRHPFCNNHNIPHTYCDHMAVAKLSCGDITVNIRYGLVMGLLVIGLDLMLIALSYGLIMRAVLRISSEISHQKALSTCTAHICVMLTSYTSYLFAILTQRFGQSIPPHVLIIFVNLYTAIPPMINPIIYGVKTKELREKLGKYICRM, encoded by the coding sequence ATGGCAGCTTTCAACCTCACCCACTCTGACTCTTCAACATTCATCCTAATGGGCATCCCTGGCATGGAAGCTGCCCATGTCTGGATTTCCGTCCCTTTCTCTATGTTCTACATTATCACCCTGTTGGGAAATTTCATGGTTCTGTTTGTTGTAGGCAAAGAGCAGACCCTGCATAAGCCGATGTTCCTGCTGCTTTGCATGCTGGCGCTCACAGACATTGGCATGACTAACTCTGTCATGCCAAAGGCACTGTttatattttggttcaatttgaaaGGCATTACTATGGGTGGATGTCTCACCCAGGTGTTCTTCCTTCATGCGGGTTCTCTGGTACATTCAGCTGTCCTCGTCACAATGGCCCTTGATCGCTATGTTGCCATATGTAAACCTTTGAGATACGCCTCCATCCTCACCAATGCACGAATAGCTAACCTAGGGCTACTGTGTTTGATGAGAGCTGTTCTCTTCatcctgcctctgcccctgctcctgagCAGGCATCCATTCTGTAACAACCACAATATCCCCCACACGTACTGTGACCACATGGCTGTGGCAAAGCTATCGTGTGGGGACATCACAGTCAACATTAGGTATGGATTGGTAATGGGGTTGCTAGTCATTGGGTTAGACCTGATGCTCATTGCCCTGTCCTATGGTCTGATCATGAGGGCTGTCCTCAGAATCTCCTCTGAGATATCCCACCAGAAAGCCCTCAGCACTTGCACAGCCCACATCTGTGTGATGCTGACATCTTATACTTCCTATCTCTTCGCTATTCTGACACAGCGGTTCGGTCAGAGCATCCCTCCCCATGTTCTCATCATCTTTGTCAACCTCTATACCGCCATCCCCCCCATGATCAACCCTATAATTTATGGAgtcaaaaccaaagagcttcGTGAAAAACTGGGCAAATATATCTGCAGAATGTGA